In the Carboxydothermus hydrogenoformans Z-2901 genome, CAAGAAAAGCAGCTAAGTTAGATCCGATTGAATCCTTAAGGTATGAGTAAAGGAGGTGCGGCCGGTGTCTTTAAAGTTTCGGCTTATTCTGTCTTACTTGGCAATGTTAGTGATACCTATTTTATTATCGGCGGTAGCCAGCTTTTTAGTGGGTTTAATTTATATTGGAGACGCCGGCCAGGCTTTTAATCTTCCCCATGGGCCTAAAGCCTTTCGGGAAGTTTTTCGCGAGCGCCAGGAGACAATTAATGAAGTTAAAATAAATATCTTAAAACAGCCGGAAAAGGCTTTAAGTAAAAGTTTCTGGGCCGCTGAGGAGAAAAAACTGGTAAATCACCAAACTTATCTTGTGGTTAAAAAAGGAAAGGATTTAATTTATGCGTCAGAGCTTATGCGGGAACAAAAGCTTTTAGAGAAATTACCTGCCTTTGGGAATCCTGAAGAAGAAGGGGCAATAAAGGCGCCGGATGGGAAACGTTATTTATTAAAACAGGTTGATTTTTACTTTAGTGATAAGACTCCGGGAAGTATTTATTTTATTACCGATGTCGAAAATGTCCGTAAAATCTTGACTCGCTTTAGCATTACCATGCTGGTAGTTTTTCTTTTAATTCTGGTAGCTACAAACGGTACTTTAACTTTTCTTGTTTCCCGCAGTATTTTAAAACCTCTTTCCCAGCTTAAACAGGCTTCGGAGCAGATAAAAAATGGCAATCTTGATTTTACGGTTAAAAACAGTGCCAAAGATGAGATTGGAGAGCTTTTTGTTGCTTTTGAGGAGATGCGAAAAAGGCTTAAGGAGTCCGAAGAATTAAAAAAACAATACGAAGAAAATCGCAAGGAACTAATAGCCAACATTTCCCACGATTTAAAAACACCGATTACTGCGATAAAAGGTTATGTAGAAGGGATCCGGGATGGGGTGGCGGACAGTCCGGAAAAGTTATCCCGGTATGTTGATACCATTTACCGTAAAATTTTAGAAGTGGATGGACTTATCGATGAGCTGTTTCTTTTTTCCAAGCTGGATTTAAAAAAGCTACCTTTTAATTTT is a window encoding:
- a CDS encoding sensor histidine kinase; translated protein: MSLKFRLILSYLAMLVIPILLSAVASFLVGLIYIGDAGQAFNLPHGPKAFREVFRERQETINEVKINILKQPEKALSKSFWAAEEKKLVNHQTYLVVKKGKDLIYASELMREQKLLEKLPAFGNPEEEGAIKAPDGKRYLLKQVDFYFSDKTPGSIYFITDVENVRKILTRFSITMLVVFLLILVATNGTLTFLVSRSILKPLSQLKQASEQIKNGNLDFTVKNSAKDEIGELFVAFEEMRKRLKESEELKKQYEENRKELIANISHDLKTPITAIKGYVEGIRDGVADSPEKLSRYVDTIYRKILEVDGLIDELFLFSKLDLKKLPFNFEKVNLNRYLSDVAEELEFDLRKKGIELKLHLPCQQVFVWADREKLKRVINNIVDNSVKFMDKENSQVVINVKDEEKRVIIEIADNGRGIPLDAIPKIFERFYRVDSARTGTSGSGLGLSIAAKIIEEHGGEIWANSVLNEGTTISFTLKKLGEGA